The Drosophila nasuta strain 15112-1781.00 chromosome 2L, ASM2355853v1, whole genome shotgun sequence genome window below encodes:
- the LOC132792853 gene encoding casein kinase I: MDRAYKVYKVCSNMQMMRKYHIVEKIGSGSFGDIFKVVRKDNGQQFALKFESKDVGYQQLHLEYQVYSFLSPGLGIARVYEFGWAANGKVMVMELLGPSLEDLFGYCSCRFSLKTVLMLAMQMIDRLEYVHMKGYVHRDIKPDNFAMSAQTDKNLLYLIDFGLANRYMDVTKREHIPFGWKKDQITGTLRYASLNAQQGFEVSRRDDMISLGYVWMYFLRGSLPWQGMIGPRRQRLERIVELKRSLKIDEFCKGFPDVFANYLINCQSLAYNEEPNYLSIRCSFSDLFTSLKYINDGVFDWSKDKKSSEEDDKENQKAQNNAD; this comes from the coding sequence ATGGATCGAGCTTACAAAGTATATAAGGTGTGCAGCAACATGCAAATGATGCGGAAATATCACATAGTCGAGAAAATTGGCAGCGGCTCCTTTGGGGACATCTTTAAGGTCGTGCGCAAGGATAATGGACAGCAGTTTGCTTTAAAATTCGAATCAAAGGATGTCGGATATCAGCAACTGCATTTGGAGTATCAAGTTTATAGTTTCTTGTCGCCTGGCCTTGGAATAGCTCGTGTCTACGAATTCGGGTGGGCAGCCAACGGTAAAGTGATGGTCATGGAGCTGCTTGGTCCGTCGCTGGAAGATTTGTTCGGGTACTGTTCGTGCCGCTTCTCGCTGAAGACTGTGCTGATGCTGGCCATGCAGATGATCGATCGCCTGGAGTATGTGCACATGAAGGGTTATGTGCATCGCGACATCAAGCCGGACAACTTTGCGATGAGCGCTCAGACGGACAAAAATCTGCTTTACCTCATTGACTTCGGTCTGGCCAACCGATACATGGATGTGACAAAGAGGGAGCATATACCATTCGGGTGGAAGAAGGACCAGATCACGGGCACGTTGCGCTACGCTTCGCTGAATGCTCAGCAGGGATTTGAGGTGTCGCGTCGTGATGACATGATATCCCTGGGCTATGTCTGGATGTATTTTCTGCGAGGTAGTTTGCCCTGGCAAGGTATGATTGGTCCCAGGAGACAGCGTCTGGAGCGGATCGTCGAGTTGAAGCGATCGCTGAAAATTGATGAATTCTGCAAGGGATTTCCTGACGTATTTGCCAACTATTTGATCAATTGTCAGTCGTTGGCCTACAATGAGGAGCCCAACTATTTGAGCATCCGATGCAGCTTCAGCGATTTGTTCACTAGCCTCAAATATATCAACGATGGCGTCTTCGACTGGTCCAAGGACAAGAAGAGCAGCGAGGAGGACGACAAGGAGAACCAGAAAGCACAGAACAATGCCGATTGA
- the LOC132792833 gene encoding uncharacterized protein LOC132792833 isoform X1, with protein sequence MEYERSLCLLHSDEEEDNEDHLKRISMSFSIDILDSLKKQNRFHSLNQTAASERHSRTPGGGLFRNSLSLTVPNKFYADSHQYSKQFDKSYKKISNEYRKRNVTAYDTYNYRPTIANYESAYHHNDRYSSNPRWQNVIGNYAYPKPFKFHRSQKNYYDPRYEEQEITYNKPHKHHYQRRESYDDDIFGNARRKVMYKKERAPQNNYFDDNLDYYNWDSARKYRDRSHKSKFPKHNGFGLTAFSDTSRNPHRRKSGRDYEPHNDRNYEYDDSDMEANYQSNYINRPTLRQYDTSYYNNDQMYNMAAPRKRKSVTLLDQSYEIPYNALKRTGKIERKSIYPEQHALSTEEIPHKRKYPMPLTDHRFDSEEEMEMEPQPEPPKRRESGTDVCWSRCIDNSLPRTYQRSSRNFNTFTRPDHRLERGSCQKCRKSLKEKISGFFKRSKSKSRRGCNSKRRGSQYCLDNSKSLSSFSCIVVQRKTPHCRSTTKKTTKCIPYPTVYRDKSYAQMAVDGESDIVSQPSTCPKVNSKQFETGTSKAYRESSRQCEASQVNVECQNARTYGSKRDVATRTCCRPASMDDLAASRTARHSSCSATRKDPERKTSCGASQIKYDEKADSCSETSIDKKPQRRKSACTCFLDNDNTDCLRDNCSRSSYSMDGSVRPSASPPKKKSYVALSPNRNASCKQISGNGETETQMEFGKRRSVSQMKQSTINVCLKISTADGNLVEPPQVIATVEPNQNQLDYNRSSTTLESRLKPNASENNFANVRSSRRHSLQPKPIISKAKKSISQYNVKEKASCLDTRRDEREIRRSISKVEFANTSQSNPKAEFPIPRTEAAEISYPTESPKMSDPLRPSSLMEELKQELMDTLKNEQKLLCQCPPQSAPISLYPCIPPNSTCPCPAFPVATIPCWTPL encoded by the exons ATGGAATATGAACGGAGTTTGTGCCTTTTGCATTCAGATGAGGAGGAGGACAATGAAGATCATTTGAAGAGAATATCAATGTCTTTTAGCATTGACATATTGGATAgtttaaaaaagcaaaatcgaTTCCACAGTTTAAACCAGACAGCTGCCTCAGAGCGTCATT CTCGCACTCCAGGCGGAGGCCTTTTCAGAAATAGCTTGTCTTTGACAGtgccaaacaaattttatgcCGACAGTCATCAATATTCCAAGCAATTCGATAAATCCTACAAGAAAATATCAAATGAATATCGCAAAAGGAACGTCACAGCTTACGATACCTATAACTATAGGCCAACAATTGCGAACTACGAGTCAGCTTATCATCATAATGATCGCTACTCTTCAAATCCACGTTGGCAAAACGTTATAGGGAATTACGCTTATCCAAAGCCCTTCAAATTCCACCGTAGCCAAAAGAACTATTACGATCCACGATATGAGGAACAAGAAATAACATATAACAAACCCCATAAACATCATTATCAGCGCAGAGAGTCGTATGATGACGACATATTTGGCAATGCAAGGCGTAAAGTTAtgtacaaaaaagaaagagcaCCACAAAATAACTATTTCGACGATAACTTAGACTATTATAATTGGGATAGTGCAAGGAAGTATAGAGACAGATCACACAAATCAAAGTTCCCTAAACACAATGGTTTTGGACTAACTGCATTCAGTGATACTTCACGGAATCCGCATCGACGAAAGTCCGGTAGAGATTATGAACCACACAACGATAGGAATTATGAATACGATGATTCAGACATGGAAGCAAACTACCAAAGTAATTACATTAATAGGCCAACATTGAGGCAATACGATACCAGCTACTATAATAACGATCAGATGTATAATATGGCGGCACCTAGGAAAAGAAAATCGGTGACTTTGTTGGATCAAAGCTATGAGATACCATACAATGCACTGAAACGGACGGGGAAGATTGAACGCAAGAGCATATATCCAGAGCAACACGCGCTGTCAACGGAGGAAATTCCCCACAAGAGAAAATATCCCATGCCGCTAACAGATCATAGATTCGATTCCGAggaggagatggagatggaacCACAACCGGAACCGCCCAAACGCAGAGAGTCGGGCACTGATGTATGCTGGTCTAGATGCATAGACAATAGTTTGCCAAGAACCTACCAAAGATCGTCCCGCAATTTTAATACTTTCACGCGGCCCGATCATAGGCTAGAGCGTGGATCATGTCAGAAATGTCGGAAATCTCTAAAGGAAAAGATATCTGGTTTCTTCAAAAGATCCAAAAGCAAATCTCGTCGAGGATGCAATTCTAAGCGGAGGGGTAGTCAATACTGTTTGGATAATTCCAAATCTCTCAGCAGCTTCTCCTGCATTGTTGTCCAAAGGAAAACACCGCACTGCAGatcaacaacaaagaaaacgACTAAATGCATACCCTATCCAACGGTTTACAGAGACAAAAGTTACGCTCAAATGGCAGTTGACGGGGAAAGCGATATTGTGTCCCAACCATCTACTTGTCCGAAGGTAAATTCCAAACAGTTTGAAACTGGAACTTCTAAAGCCTACCGTGAATCTTCTAGACAATGCGAAGCATCGCAAGTGAATGTTGAATGCCAGAATGCCAGAACATATGGCTCCAAAAGGGATGTTGCAACGAGAACATGCTGCAGGCCGGCTTCCATGGATGACCTTGCTGCCTCTAGGACAGCCCGCCATAGTTCTTGCAGTGCCACAAGAAAGGATCCCGAACGAAAGACCAGTTGTGGAGCCAGTCAAATTAAGTACGACGAGAAGGCAGACTCTTGCTCCGAAACTTCAATCGATAAAAAGCCTCAGCGTAGGAAGTCCGCTTGCACTTGTTTCCTAGATAATGATAATACAGATTGTCTAAGGGACAATTGCTCGCGATCTTCCTATTCCATGGATGGCTCAGTTAGACCATCAGCATCTCCGCCAAAGAAGAAGAGTTACGTTGCTTTGTCTCCCAATCGCAACGCAAGCTGCAAACAAATCTCTGGCAATGGCGAGACTGAAACACAAATGGAGTTCGGCAAAAGGCGCTCTGTAAGCCAAATGAAGCAGAGCACTATTAATGTTTGTCTGAAGATCAGTACAGCTGATGGTAACTTGGTGGAACCACCTCAGGTTATAGCCACAGTCGAGCCcaatcaaaatcaattagATTACAATAGGAGCAGCACTACGTTAGAATCAAGGCTCAAACCGAATGCCAGTGAAAATAACTTTGCAAATGTACGATCTTCTCGTCGTCATAGTCTGCAACCCAAGCCTATAATATCAAAAGCTAAGAAAAGTATTTCGCAGTACAATGTGAAAGAAAAAGCATCTTGTCTGGACACCCGCAGAGATGAGCGTGAGATACGTAGATCAATTTCCAAGGTGGAATTTGCCAACACCTCGCAGTCCAATCCCAAAGCGGAATTCCCCATTCCCAGAACGGAAGCTGCAGAGATCTCTTATCCGACAGAAAGCCCGAAGATGAGCGACCCTTTACGACCATCTTCTTTAATGGAGGAACTGAAGCAGGAACTGATGGACACGCTAAAAAACGAACAGAAGTTGCTATGCCAATGCCCACCTCAGTCGGCACCCATCTCACTATATCCATGTATTCCACCAAATAGCACTTGCCCTTGCCCCGCATTCCCAGTCGCAACAATTCCATGTTGGACACCGCTCTAA
- the LOC132792846 gene encoding odorant receptor 23a — MTSQSVRTIKSVYFPLNWRVWQLLGAVALNDRAYESHQFWFAVVLNLLATVVYPMTLLMAMFSFELPLDNLMNFNISITSVATVAKFLMYTRRMQKLNEFEQVLVELDKRVDHDIEPQHMMHKSMCKELSLITKMYIATFCCVAITTELPCLFIAERTLPFPTWFPLDWKSSLSNYVIVLTYQFLSITTQILQNFVDDLFPPLTLCLVARNCELLINRIGLIGYDDQSDERTNEQLLFNCIRDQQQLYRLLDLAMDMISGPMLVQFIVIAIILGTAMCGLVFYVETQQDRFYYIFFIYGLFMQIFPICYYGTLVEDVFERLHYAVFNSNWVEQSIVYRRTAIIFAQRTQKFPKLLAGNVIPIALTTFLGNCKGAYSFFTLIADSRKTPQ, encoded by the exons ATGACCAGCCAGAGTGTTAGGACAATCAAGAGTGTCTACTTCCCACTCAATTGGCGGGTGTGGCAACTATTGGGAGCCGTCGCCTTGAATGACAGAGCATACGAAAGCCATCAGTTCTGGTTTGCTGTAGTGCTTAATCTGCTGGCCACCGTCGTGTATCCAATGACGCTGCTGATGGCCATGTTCAGCTTTGAGCTGCCACTGGACAATCTGATGAACTTTAACATATCCATCACATCGGTTGCCACTGTGGCCAAGTTTCTGATGTATACCCGACGCATGCAGAAGCTAAACGAATTTGAGCAAGTGCTCGTTGAGCTGGACAAGCGAGTGGACCACGACATCGAGCCGCAACACATGATGCACAAATCCATGTGCAAAGAGCTGAGCTTGATCACGAAAATGTATATTGCCACATTCTGTTGTGTGGCCATCACAACGGAGTTGCCCTGTTTGTTTATTGCTGAACGGACGCTGCCTTTTCCCACATGGTTTCCGCTGGATTGGAAGAGTTCGTTGAGCAACTATGTGATTGTTTTGACCTATCAATTTCTGTCCATCACAACGCAAATACTGCAGAACTTTGTCGATGATCTCTTTCCGCCGTTGACACTCTGTCTCGTCGCAAGGAACTGCGAGCTGCTCATCAATCGCATTGGCCTCATTGGCTACGATGATCAAAGTGATGAACGAACCAACGAACAGCTTCTTTTCAACTGCATACGTGATCAACAGCAACTCTATAG ACTTCTTGATCTGGCCATGGACATGATTTCGGGGCCCATGCTGGTGCAGTTCATTGTGATTGCCATCATTTTGGGCACAGCGATGTGTGGTCTGGTATTCTACGTGGAAACCCAACAGGATCGTTTCTACTACATATTCTTCATCTATGGCttgtttatgcaaatatttccCATCTGTTACTACGGCACTTTGGTAGAAGATGTTTTCGAACGTTTGCACTATGCGGTTTTCAACAGCAATTGGGTTGAGCAGAGCATCGTTTATCGCCGGACTGCCATCATCTTTGCACAGCGAACTCAGAAATTCCCTAAGTTATTGGCTGGCAATGTTATTCCCATTGCGTTGACCACTTTTCTAGGCAACTGCAAGGGAGCCTATTCGTTCTTTACCTTGATAGCAGACTCAAGAAAAACACCTCAATAA
- the LOC132792862 gene encoding probable proteasome subunit beta type-2 isoform X2: MLAAIGDGGDTLQFTDYISKHLQQYKIVNGYHLSPNSAAHFTRKNLADYIRTNTRYQVSMLLAGYDVREGPALHYIDSLGASQAINHAGHGLGSMFCGSIFQRYWKPDLNPKETYDILKMCVTEVQKRLVINLRNFDVFVVDKNGSRQLESINPACLNADALCISVSVTGNT; this comes from the coding sequence ATGCTGGCTGCGATTGGCGACGGCGGGGACACGCTGCAGTTTACCGACTACATTTCGAAGCATTTGcaacaatataaaatagttAATGGCTATCATTTGAGTCCGAATTCCGCGGCGCATTTTACGCGAAAGAATCTGGCCGATTATATACGCACTAATACCAGATATCAGGTGTCGATGTTGCTGGCCGGTTACGATGTACGCGAAGGACCCGCTCTGCATTACATCGACTCATTGGGCGCCTCACAGGCCATCAATCATGCTGGCCATGGCCTGGGAAGCATGTTCTGTGGCAGCATCTTTCAGCGTTACTGGAAGCCCGATCTCAACCCAAAAGAGACCTATGATATACTGAAAATGTGCGTGACCGAGGTGCAGAAGCGTTTGGTCATCAATTTGCGCAACTTCGATGTGTTTGTTGTCGACAAAAATGGATCACGGCAACTGGAGTCCATTAATCCGGCATGTCTCAATGCCGATGCTTTATGTATCTCCGTCTCAGTTACTGGCAACACATAA
- the LOC132792862 gene encoding probable proteasome subunit beta type-2 isoform X1, translating into MAMETILGVKGADCVMLACDTMQAKSVMFIRDDQSKIHRLSDFAMLAAIGDGGDTLQFTDYISKHLQQYKIVNGYHLSPNSAAHFTRKNLADYIRTNTRYQVSMLLAGYDVREGPALHYIDSLGASQAINHAGHGLGSMFCGSIFQRYWKPDLNPKETYDILKMCVTEVQKRLVINLRNFDVFVVDKNGSRQLESINPACLNADALCISVSVTGNT; encoded by the exons ATGGCGATGGAGACGATTTTGGGCGTAAAGGGCGCTGACTGTGTGATGCTGGCTTGCGATACGATGCAAGCCAAGTCTGTTATGTTCATAAGAGACG ATCAGTCGAAAATTCATCGTCTGTCTGACTTTGCAATGCTGGCTGCGATTGGCGACGGCGGGGACACGCTGCAGTTTACCGACTACATTTCGAAGCATTTGcaacaatataaaatagttAATGGCTATCATTTGAGTCCGAATTCCGCGGCGCATTTTACGCGAAAGAATCTGGCCGATTATATACGCACTAATACCAGATATCAGGTGTCGATGTTGCTGGCCGGTTACGATGTACGCGAAGGACCCGCTCTGCATTACATCGACTCATTGGGCGCCTCACAGGCCATCAATCATGCTGGCCATGGCCTGGGAAGCATGTTCTGTGGCAGCATCTTTCAGCGTTACTGGAAGCCCGATCTCAACCCAAAAGAGACCTATGATATACTGAAAATGTGCGTGACCGAGGTGCAGAAGCGTTTGGTCATCAATTTGCGCAACTTCGATGTGTTTGTTGTCGACAAAAATGGATCACGGCAACTGGAGTCCATTAATCCGGCATGTCTCAATGCCGATGCTTTATGTATCTCCGTCTCAGTTACTGGCAACACATAA
- the LOC132792833 gene encoding uncharacterized protein LOC132792833 isoform X2, with amino-acid sequence MEYERSLCLLHSDEEEDNEDHLKRISMSFSIDILDSLKKQNRFHSLNQTAASERHSRTPGGGLFRNSLSLTVPNKFYADSHQYSKQFDKSYKKISNEYRKRNVTAYDTYNYRPTIANYESAYHHNDRYSSNPRWQNVIGNYAYPKPFKFHRSQKNYYDPRYEEQEITYNKPHKHHYQRRESYDDDIFGNARRKVMYKKERAPQNNYFDDNLDYYNWDSARKYRDRSHKSKFPKHNGFGLTAFSDTSRNPHRRKSGRDYEPHNDRNYEYDDSDMEANYQSNYINRPTLRQYDTSYYNNDQMYNMAAPRKRKSVTLLDQSYEIPYNALKRTGKIERKSIYPEQHALSTEEIPHKRKYPMPLTDHRFDSEEEMEMEPQPEPPKRRESGTDVCWSRCIDNSLPRTYQRSSRNFNTFTRPDHRLERGSCQKCRKSLKEKISGFFKRSKSKSRRGCNSKRRGSQYCLDNSKSLSSFSCIVVQRKTPHCRSTTKKTTKCIPYPTVYRDKSYAQMAVDGESDIVSQPSTCPKTMRSIASEC; translated from the exons ATGGAATATGAACGGAGTTTGTGCCTTTTGCATTCAGATGAGGAGGAGGACAATGAAGATCATTTGAAGAGAATATCAATGTCTTTTAGCATTGACATATTGGATAgtttaaaaaagcaaaatcgaTTCCACAGTTTAAACCAGACAGCTGCCTCAGAGCGTCATT CTCGCACTCCAGGCGGAGGCCTTTTCAGAAATAGCTTGTCTTTGACAGtgccaaacaaattttatgcCGACAGTCATCAATATTCCAAGCAATTCGATAAATCCTACAAGAAAATATCAAATGAATATCGCAAAAGGAACGTCACAGCTTACGATACCTATAACTATAGGCCAACAATTGCGAACTACGAGTCAGCTTATCATCATAATGATCGCTACTCTTCAAATCCACGTTGGCAAAACGTTATAGGGAATTACGCTTATCCAAAGCCCTTCAAATTCCACCGTAGCCAAAAGAACTATTACGATCCACGATATGAGGAACAAGAAATAACATATAACAAACCCCATAAACATCATTATCAGCGCAGAGAGTCGTATGATGACGACATATTTGGCAATGCAAGGCGTAAAGTTAtgtacaaaaaagaaagagcaCCACAAAATAACTATTTCGACGATAACTTAGACTATTATAATTGGGATAGTGCAAGGAAGTATAGAGACAGATCACACAAATCAAAGTTCCCTAAACACAATGGTTTTGGACTAACTGCATTCAGTGATACTTCACGGAATCCGCATCGACGAAAGTCCGGTAGAGATTATGAACCACACAACGATAGGAATTATGAATACGATGATTCAGACATGGAAGCAAACTACCAAAGTAATTACATTAATAGGCCAACATTGAGGCAATACGATACCAGCTACTATAATAACGATCAGATGTATAATATGGCGGCACCTAGGAAAAGAAAATCGGTGACTTTGTTGGATCAAAGCTATGAGATACCATACAATGCACTGAAACGGACGGGGAAGATTGAACGCAAGAGCATATATCCAGAGCAACACGCGCTGTCAACGGAGGAAATTCCCCACAAGAGAAAATATCCCATGCCGCTAACAGATCATAGATTCGATTCCGAggaggagatggagatggaacCACAACCGGAACCGCCCAAACGCAGAGAGTCGGGCACTGATGTATGCTGGTCTAGATGCATAGACAATAGTTTGCCAAGAACCTACCAAAGATCGTCCCGCAATTTTAATACTTTCACGCGGCCCGATCATAGGCTAGAGCGTGGATCATGTCAGAAATGTCGGAAATCTCTAAAGGAAAAGATATCTGGTTTCTTCAAAAGATCCAAAAGCAAATCTCGTCGAGGATGCAATTCTAAGCGGAGGGGTAGTCAATACTGTTTGGATAATTCCAAATCTCTCAGCAGCTTCTCCTGCATTGTTGTCCAAAGGAAAACACCGCACTGCAGatcaacaacaaagaaaacgACTAAATGCATACCCTATCCAACGGTTTACAGAGACAAAAGTTACGCTCAAATGGCAGTTGACGGGGAAAGCGATATTGTGTCCCAACCATCTACTTGTCCGAAG ACAATGCGAAGCATCGCAAGTGAATGTTGA